In Dysidea avara chromosome 3, odDysAvar1.4, whole genome shotgun sequence, a single window of DNA contains:
- the LOC136251736 gene encoding uncharacterized protein: protein MWCCWRMAEFDEKTAFLLSDASDQDSATDSSDVSEQTSADIDHDIKDQTATNSAATVATAPPPTRSVYDEVRHLTFPHPLTDGNQRTTRVVMAQPVRATRWEKRYNLDDYKNEIRCLQVLSGLTVCFCIPLGIIAAIFTAMAKDAASHNKDPRFYMKSAVITSIIGIVVGAGITVGYIIFRVHNIKKQTSQ from the exons AATGGCAGAATTTGATGAAAAAACTGCATTCCTACTTAGTGATGCCAGTGATCAAG ACAGTGCCACTGATTCCAGTGATGTCTCAGAACAGACATCTGCAGATATTGATCATGACATAAAGGATCAAACAGCAACTAATAGTGCAGCCACTGTAGCCACTGCCCCTCCACCAACACGTTCTGTATATGATGAGGTTCGCCATCTAACATTTCCACACCCACTGACTGATGGTAACCAGAGGACCACAAGAGTAGTAATGGCTCAG CCTGTTAGAGCAACAAGATGGGAGAAGAGGTATAACCTGGATGACTATAAAAATGAAATAAGATGTCTCCAAGTATTATCTGGCTTAACAGTTTGCTTTTGCATACCTTTGGGAATTATTGCTGCAATCTTCACTGCTATG GCTAAGGATGCAGCATCTCATAATAAAGATCCACGTTTCTATATGAAATCAGCTGTTATAACAAGTATCATTGGAATTGTTGTGGGAGCTGGTATTACAGTGGGATACATAATATTTCGAGTTCATAATATCAAGAAGCAGACCAGTCAGTGA